A genomic stretch from Setaria viridis chromosome 1, Setaria_viridis_v4.0, whole genome shotgun sequence includes:
- the LOC117864945 gene encoding uncharacterized protein, whose translation MEPFTRARLLRLQRPPASAPTKSPPMSANGARRGRSTPQQRTSAPSSKPPSSSILPPFQAPVPSNRKFLPQTGSSRGSRSPTKSGQLPPPLSNSPRLRLLHFLSHTLGHFSSPAIHPIARNPTFPNSRNSTRHPHCLTAEHHLPVILVVNQPLKRNREVNIADGTYELHPTPEEEAVADLHHAEVEPVLEQAEDQFANSECEGEDDVSVFAASSAWSTQLPPGWTVEWDPSSDGEDRGQ comes from the exons atGGAGCCGTTCACCCGTGCACGCCTGCTTCGCCTGCAGCGCCCGCCTGCAAGTGCACCCACCAAGTCACCTCCCATGTCCGCCAATGGCGCCCGCCGTGGCCGATCCACCCCGCAGCAGCGTACTAGCGCCCCATCCTCCAAACCACCCTCCTCAAGTATCCTGCCTCCTTTCCAAGCCCCAGTGCCCTCCAACAGAAAGTTCTTGCCCCAAACCGGCAGCTCGAGAGGTTCCCGTTCCCCGACGAAATCTGGCCAGCTCCCTCCGCCTCTGTCTAATAGCCCACGCCTGAGGCTCCTCCACTTCCTCAGCCACACCCTCGGACACTTCTCGTCGCCTGCCATCCACCCCATCGCCCGGAATCCCACTTTCCCCAACTCCAGGAACTCCACCCGCCACCCCCACTGCCTCACCGCGGAACACCATCTTCCAGTCATCCTCGTCGTCAACCAACCACTCAAACGGAACCGCG AAGTTAACATCGCCGACGGtacatacgagctgcacccgacgcccgAAGAGGAAGCTGTAGCGGATCTACACCACGCCGAAGTCGAGCCCGTGCtagagcaagccgaggaccagttcgctaactccgagtgtgaag gtgaggatgatgttTCTGTGTTCGCTGCTAGTTCTGCTTGgtctacccagctccctccgggttggacggtcgagtgggatccctcctcggacggcgaggacaggggtcagtga
- the LOC117864904 gene encoding uncharacterized protein: protein MVRTARLSSIPSGSEDNRAPPPPPPPPPSLEAILAAQTELLRHIVQGQQQQPQGGRGHQQPQIVRYEDFLGTQPPLFHKTEDPLDANAWIHILESKFELLTTPCTDDNKARFAAQQLRGSARLWWDHYHAMLPADHIVSWDEFKTAFRGHHIPEGLMERKLNEFLALTQGSRDVLHYAQSFNDLCRYASYHADTDEKKRDRFRRGLSLELKEKLNPIKVDTYNELVNQAISQEDCMKALKADLKRKAPMISPSPPARKFRMVPPSAPRRPAQPGRWVARPPPLAAPRFPGFQPQAPQRNLPPPPRPANGNRCFTCGNVGHFAKDCPRNKNQRPGQSNAMVNKGKKPKVQVRHGRLNFTNVAELPEGAPVMTGTFLIHNQPVLILFDSGASHSFIGSKTGARCGLRFCHTKGSYMISTPGGKIASDQMNLNVPIKLGRTLFKENLIILGLEGIDIILGMDWMTQHRVMLDISARAVHIDSPLYGTSTIHLPHRECVNSCAYPVVEAQLEDIPIVCEYPDVFPDDLPGMPPDRDIEFAIELQPGTAPISKRPYRMPPAELAELKTQLHELLEKGFIRPSTSPWGCPALFVKKKDESLCMCVDYRPLNAVTIKNKYPLPRIDVLFDQLAGARVFSKIDLRSGYHQIKIRPCDIPKTAFSTRYGLYEYLVMSFGLTNAPAYFMYLMNSVFMPELDKFIVVFIDDILVYSKNEKEHAEHLHIVLQRLRDHQLYAKFSKCEFWLENVKFLGHTISRDGIAVDPSKVQEVMDWKPPTSVHQIRSFLGLAGYYRRFIPDFSKIAKPMTELLKKGVKFTWSDKCEEAFHTLRRLLTSAPVLAQPDTTKPFDVYCDASGTGLGCVLMQDNRAIAYASRALRPHELNYPTHDLELAAVIHALKMWRHYLMGTHCNVYTDHKSLKYIFTQADLNMRQRRWLELIKDYDLEVHYHPGKANVVVDALSRKAHCNCLSATNFAETICHEMGKLSLEIISHGTLGHVSI, encoded by the coding sequence atggtgcgcaCTGCGCGCTTAAGCTCGATCCCAAGTGGTAGCGAGGATAATCGagcacctccgccgccaccgcctcccccgccttcgctagaggcgatcttggctgcACAGACAGAGCTCTTGCGACACATCGTCCAagggcagcaacagcagcctcAGGGAGGAAGGGGTCATCAGCAGCCCCAGATCGTTCGTTACGAGGATTTCTTGGGGACCCAGCCCCCGCTCTTCCACAAGACTGAGGATCCTCTCGATGCTAATGCATGGATTCACATTCtggaatccaagttcgagcttctcactaCGCCTTGCACCGATGACAACAAGGCACGGTTCGCagcccagcagctgcgtggttctgctcgcctctggtgggaccactaccacgccatgctgccggctgaccACATCGTCAGCTgggacgagttcaagaccgctttcagaggccatcatatccctgagggcctaatggagcgcaagctcaatgagttcctggctctcacccagggaagtCGCGACGTCCTGCATTACGCGCAGTCCTTCAACGACCTATGCCGCTATGCCAGCTATCACGCGGAtacggatgagaagaagcgggatcgGTTCCGCAGGGGCTTGAGTCTCGAACTCAAGGAAAagctgaaccccatcaaagtggatacctacaatgagcTGGTGAATCAGGCCATTTCCCAGGAagactgcatgaaggccctcaaggccgacctgaAGCGGAAAGCTCCCATGATATCACCTAGCCCGCCTGCTCGGAaattcaggatggttcccccttcagcacctcgcaggcccgcgcagcctgggagatgggttgctcgccctccaccactggcagcacctcgtttccccggtttccagccGCAGGCACCTCAGCGCaaccttccaccgccgccgcgccctgcaaatggtaaccgctgcttcacctgcggcaacgtTGGACactttgctaaggactgccccagaaacaagaatcaacgCCCCGGTCAGAGCAATGCAATGGTgaacaagggaaagaagcccaaAGTACAAGTTCGTCATGGCAGGCTAAACTTCACCAATGTGGCAGAACTCCCAGAAGGCGCACCggtgatgacgggtacattccTTATTCATAATCAACCagttttgattttatttgattccggagcatctcatagtttcatcggAAGTAAAACTGGTGCTAGATGTGGGTTAAggttctgtcacaccaaagggtcGTATAtgatctctaccccgggtgggaaAATAGCCTCAGATCAAATGAACCTCAAtgtacctatcaagttaggaagaaccctctttaaggaaaatcttattATTCTCGGTCTAGAGggaatagatattatcttgggtatggattggatgactcaacACCGAGTAATGCTAGATATCTCCGCCCGAGCTGTCCACATAGACTCACCACTGTATGGCACCTCCACTATCCACTTACCCCACCGAGAGTGCGTAAACTCCTGTGCTTATCCCGTGGTTGAAGCCCAACTGGAAGATATCCCCATTGTTTGTGAGTATCCAGATGTATTCCCGGATGAcctgccaggcatgccacctgacagggatattgagtttgctattgagttgcaaccaggcacGGCACCAATATCCAAGAGgccgtatcgaatgccacccGCAGAGCTGGCAGAACTGAAAACCCAATTACATGaactgttggaaaagggtttcattcgcccaagtacgtcaccttggggctgtccagcactgtttgtgaagaagaaggacgagagtctatgcatgtgtgtggactaccgccctctcaatgcggtgacgattaagaataaatatccattgccccgcattgatgtcctatttgatcagttagctggagccagagtattctccaagatagaccttcgctcaggctatcatcagatcaagatccgaccgtgtgacattcccaaaacggctttctccacacggtatggactctacgagtatcTAGTTatgtcgtttgggcttactaatgcacctgcttatttcatgtatctcatgaattcggtgtttatgcccgagctggacaaattcatcgtggtattcattgatgacatcctagtgtactcgaagaatgagaaggaacatgccgagcatcttcacattgttcttcaacgcttgagagatcatcagctgtACGcgaagttctccaagtgtgagttctggttggagaatgttaaattcttgggacacactatttCTCGAGATGGCATTGCAGTCGACCCCAGCAaagtgcaagaggtcatggactggaagccacccacttcggttcatcaaattcgaagctttcttggtctagcaggctactatcggcgattcattccggatttctcaaaaatagctaagcctatgactgagttattgaagaaaggagtcaaattcacatggagtgataaatgtgaagaagctttccacaccttgagaagACTTTTAACCTCTGCCCCAgtcctagctcaacctgacactaCTAAGCCATTTGACGTGTATTGTGACGCCtccggcactggacttgggtgtgttctcatgcaagacaaccgagccaTTGCCTACGCCTCACGAGCGTTACGGCCGCATGAGCTGAATTACCCGACACATGATCTTGAATTGGCAGCCGTGATTCATGCCTTGAAGATGTGGAGACACTATcttatgggcactcactgcaatgtctacactgatcacaagagcctcaagtatatctttacTCAAGCGGATcttaacatgcgtcagagaaggtGGTTGGAATTaattaaggattatgatttggaagtgcattatcaccccggcaaagcaaATGTAGTTGTCGATGCTCTCAGTCgcaaggcccattgcaattgtttgtcaGCAACTAACTTCGCAGAAACcatatgtcatgagatgggaaaacttagtttggaaattatttcccatggcACCTTAGGTCATGTTTCCATTTAA